GTGGGTTTGGCTATTGATGACAACACCTCTAATTCCTGCTAGTTGGCAGGGACGATTAACCATCACCTATGCTCACTCTGGCACCAAGACTCAGGTGGTTCAGGCTCAGGCCAATGCTCCTCTAAAAATCCAGCGCCCCTTCTATCCAGAGGGAGATGCCATCTGCCATAGCGTTATCCTTCACACTGCCGGAGGTGTCGTCGGGGGCGATCGGCTCATGACCAAAGTTCACCTTCATCCTCATGCATCAGTACTGATCACCACTGCCGCCGCTACCAAGATTTATCGCAGTGCAGGTGCTGAAGCCCAGCAAACCCTACAGGTTACCCTAGAGGCTAATACCGTTTTAGAATACCTGCCCCAGCCTACGATCGTGTTCAGCGGTGCCCACTATAGTCAGCACATGCGAGTAGACCTAGCCCCCGGAGCCGTCTGGTTAGGATGGGATTTGGTGCGGTTTGGGCGCAGCGCCAGACATGAACAGTTCCAACAAGGGTACTGGCGGTCTAGCACAGAGCTATGGCAAGGGTCACAACCCCAATGGCTGGATCGACAACAACTCATCGGCGGCAGTAACCTGCTCACTGCACCCAATGGCCTGCATCATCAACCCGTTATCGGCACTATGGCACTGGTTGGGTTTGAAGTAGATACAGCCCTGCTGCACATGGCGCGATCGTTACCCTTACCCACCTCACCCCACAGCAGCACCGGCATCACCCGCTTAATGACTGGCCTTCTCTGTCGCTACCGAGGCCCTTCTACTAGCGAAGCCCAGCGATGGATGATAGCTCTGTGGCAACTGCTACGGCCCTACTATCTACAACGTTCCCCCTGTAAACCCCGCGTCTGGTAATCATTCTGTAACCATTGGTACCAAAGGGATGGTAATGAAGAAGTGATCTTACTGAATAGAAATGTAAAGCTTCTCTAGCCCTTCGGCTGGACTACAGGAATTTCAATCCAAAATTCAGTGCCCTGATTAGGTTGGGAAACACACCGAAATGATCCACCGTGCCGTTCTACAACAATTTGGTAACTGATAGACAGTCCTAAACCAGTGCCTTTACCAGGGGGTTTAGTGGTGAAAAAGGGGTCAAAAATCTTTTCCTGAGCCGCAGGGGGAATGCCTGGACCATTGTCTGCAATGTGGATGATGGCATGGGGCACGCTTTTAATGGGTTGCAGGCTAGTCTGAATCGAGATTTGGCCTGGAATATTTTTGTAACGTGGATCCTCTTCTAGGGCATCGATGGCATTGCTCAATATGTTCATAAAAACCTGATTGAGCTGTCCTGGGTAGCATTCCACCAAGGGCAGCGTGCCATAGTGTTTCGTGATTTGAATGCTGGCTCGGTTGGACTTGGGCTTCAACCGATGCTGCAAAATCATCAGGGTGCTGTCGATGCCATCGTGAATATCCACTGCTTTGATGTCTGCTTGGTCAAAGCGGGAAAAGTTGCGGAGGGAAAGCACAATCTGGCGGATGCGATCGGCTCCGGTTTTCATAGAAGCAAGCAGCTTGGGTAAATCTTCGGCAATAAACTCTAACTCATCAGCATACTGACCGATTTCTGGGACTGGCTTAGGGTAGTGGTGCTGGTAAAGGTGCAAGCAATCTAGCAGGGTCTGGGCGTAAGCACTGGTGTGGTCAAGGTTGCCATAGATGAAGTTGACTGGATTGTTAATTTCGTGGGCAACCCCTGCCACTAGTTGCCCCAAGCTCGACATTTTTTCAGTCTGGATTAGATGTGTCTGGGCCTGTTTCAAGTCTTGGAGGGCTGTAGCCAGTTCTCTGGCCTGTTGCTGGGTTTGGGCCAACAGTTCGGCCTGCTTAAGGGCAACCCCCAGTTGGGTGGCAATCTGACGGACAAACTCTATCTCTAGTGGCTGCCAAGTGCGGGAATGGGCGCATTGGTGAATGCAAAGCAGACCCCAAAGAACCTCGCCCTGAAGAATCGGTACAACTAGGTTAGCGCGAATGTTAAAGCGCTGGAGAACGTCACGGTGGCAATCTGCTAGCCCAGCCTCAGTGATGTCTGCAACGGCTTGAACTCGCCCTAGTTGGTAATGAATAGCATACTGCTCTCCAAAGCAGTGGTCGTGGATTTTAGCCGCGAGAGCGGATGGATAGAGGGGCAGCACCGCTTCAGCAACAAATTCACCATCGTCGTAGCCAGAATGTTCGTAAAACCGAAAGATGCCAACCCGATCGGCATTGAGCAGTTGCCGCACTTCCCTAGCTGCAACCTGAAAAATAGTATCGAGTTCTAATGAAGCTCGAATTTTAGAAATTACCTCAGCGAGAACATTCTGCTGTTCCACAGCCTGCTGTAAGGCTTGAGTGCGTTGTTGCACATCCCGTTCTAAGTTGGCATTCAACTGGTTTACCTGTTGGTACAGATGTTGCTGCCGAATGGCTAAGGTAAACTGCTGAGCCAGAGCAAGGGCCAGGGCACGATCGCCATCTGTCCACGTAGGAGCTTGCCCTTGTTTAGACTCTTTCCAAGCAGCAAAGGAGTTGCGGGGTTGCAGTTGCCGCTGATCGGGGTCAACTTGGCCTGCCCACAGGGTTTCGGTGTCTATAGCATTGCGAAAGAGGGTGAAATAGCCTAGACACTGTTGCCAATGGTAAAGGGGGACAACCAACATACCCCGAATTTCTGTGGGGCGAAAACAGGCGGCGATCGCCCGCAGTCGGGGTTCTTGGTAAAGATCAGTGATCATCCAGATAGATTGAGGTGCTGCCTCTGTGTTCGAGATTTGAAAGAACTCTTGCCAAACTAAGCTCTGCTCAATCATTCCCTGGGTAGAGGCTAGGGCCAGCGGTTGTTCACCAACGGTATAGAGGGTTTCTGGGCAATTAGGCAGGTTCCCATGCACATAAAGTCTGCCCCCACTGGCTTGGAGTGCAGTAACCGCTATGTTGAAGGCATCTTGAAGCTGAATTTGCGGTTGGCTATGGAGCAGGGTGGTGACCTGATTGACAATCTGTTCTCGCTGGGCACGATCGTGAGCTTCGGCCAGAAGAGTAGCATGGGCAATGGCCATCGACACCTGATCAGAGAC
This region of Cyanobacteriota bacterium genomic DNA includes:
- a CDS encoding GAF domain-containing protein, which produces MSGVPSSTRAELLHRIINRVRRSLELQVILNETVIEVQSLLGTDRVKIYRFHPDGSGEVVAEAIRDQRLPSLLGLHFPADDIPPEVRQLFLTARQRSIVDVSRGQIGSSLPPTLDNSTLESIHYRSVDPCHIEYLTAMGVKSSLVVPLVHQEQLWGLIVSHHAEPREASPEDVELLQMVSDQVSMAIAHATLLAEAHDRAQREQIVNQVTTLLHSQPQIQLQDAFNIAVTALQASGGRLYVHGNLPNCPETLYTVGEQPLALASTQGMIEQSLVWQEFFQISNTEAAPQSIWMITDLYQEPRLRAIAACFRPTEIRGMLVVPLYHWQQCLGYFTLFRNAIDTETLWAGQVDPDQRQLQPRNSFAAWKESKQGQAPTWTDGDRALALALAQQFTLAIRQQHLYQQVNQLNANLERDVQQRTQALQQAVEQQNVLAEVISKIRASLELDTIFQVAAREVRQLLNADRVGIFRFYEHSGYDDGEFVAEAVLPLYPSALAAKIHDHCFGEQYAIHYQLGRVQAVADITEAGLADCHRDVLQRFNIRANLVVPILQGEVLWGLLCIHQCAHSRTWQPLEIEFVRQIATQLGVALKQAELLAQTQQQARELATALQDLKQAQTHLIQTEKMSSLGQLVAGVAHEINNPVNFIYGNLDHTSAYAQTLLDCLHLYQHHYPKPVPEIGQYADELEFIAEDLPKLLASMKTGADRIRQIVLSLRNFSRFDQADIKAVDIHDGIDSTLMILQHRLKPKSNRASIQITKHYGTLPLVECYPGQLNQVFMNILSNAIDALEEDPRYKNIPGQISIQTSLQPIKSVPHAIIHIADNGPGIPPAAQEKIFDPFFTTKPPGKGTGLGLSISYQIVVERHGGSFRCVSQPNQGTEFWIEIPVVQPKG
- a CDS encoding urease accessory protein UreD, encoding MTTPLIPASWQGRLTITYAHSGTKTQVVQAQANAPLKIQRPFYPEGDAICHSVILHTAGGVVGGDRLMTKVHLHPHASVLITTAAATKIYRSAGAEAQQTLQVTLEANTVLEYLPQPTIVFSGAHYSQHMRVDLAPGAVWLGWDLVRFGRSARHEQFQQGYWRSSTELWQGSQPQWLDRQQLIGGSNLLTAPNGLHHQPVIGTMALVGFEVDTALLHMARSLPLPTSPHSSTGITRLMTGLLCRYRGPSTSEAQRWMIALWQLLRPYYLQRSPCKPRVW